The following are from one region of the Paenibacillus sabinae T27 genome:
- the mraZ gene encoding division/cell wall cluster transcriptional repressor MraZ → MFMGEYQHSIDDKGRIIIPAKFRELLGSSFVATRGLDSCLFVYPMDEWGIMEQKLKSLPLMKSDARAFSRFFFSGATECQWDKQGRVTLPSNLREYAKLDKECVILGVSNRVEIWNKELWEQYFGQSEESFNEIAEKLVDFNFDL, encoded by the coding sequence ATGTTTATGGGGGAATACCAGCATAGCATTGACGATAAAGGCCGTATCATTATACCGGCTAAATTTCGTGAACTGCTCGGTTCCTCTTTTGTGGCGACCCGCGGTCTTGACTCCTGTCTTTTCGTTTATCCCATGGATGAATGGGGAATCATGGAACAAAAGCTGAAAAGTCTGCCGCTGATGAAGTCCGACGCCCGCGCGTTCAGCCGCTTCTTTTTCTCGGGAGCGACGGAATGCCAGTGGGACAAGCAGGGTAGGGTTACCCTGCCGTCCAATCTGCGAGAGTATGCGAAGCTGGACAAGGAATGTGTCATTCTGGGCGTTTCGAACCGGGTGGAAATCTGGAACAAGGAGCTTTGGGAACAGTACTTCGGGCAGTCGGAGGAGTCGTTTAACGAAATCGCCGAGAAGCTGGTGGATTTCAACTTTGATTTATAA